In Methanocella paludicola SANAE, the sequence AAAGACCAGGATGCCGCTTAACGCTATCGTGGCGAAGCAGGCGTTGATGATGCGTTTACGCTCGAACCGGGCGGACAATTTCACGTATAGCATTGGTCCTGCGAGAAGGCCGATGGCATTCAGGGCGAAATAATAGCTGTACATCTGCGGGCTCAGGCCGAATCCGTCCTCGTATATGTATGAGGACGAAGCGACAAAGGCCATCGTCGATACGCTCGTCAGCGTGAACACGATGGCCAGAGAACTGAAGCCCGGGTTGCGGGCGACAGTGCCCAGCCTGCAGAGGGACTGCAGAATGTTGCCCGTGTATCGCCTGCTGATCGTTTCCTTGTATGCCAGGGTGCCTGCGAGGGATATCAGGCCGATGGCGGCCAGGGCCCAGAAGATGCCCCGCCAGGTGGTGAAGGATAGCATAAAAGCGCCGAGCACCGGGGCCAGCGCCGGAGATATCATCACCATCGACTGCACGATGGCCAGCACGGACTCCCGGTCCCTGCTATGGTAAACGTCCTTGACGATGGCCGTCGCCACCGCGCTGGCGGCGCTGCCGCCGACGGCCTGCAAAATACGGAAAAGGATCAGCTGGTATACGTCCGTAACGCACGCGCACAGCACGCTCGATATCACGTACAGGGTGAGGCCGGCCACCAGTATGGGCTTCCGGCCGTACTTATCGCTCAGCGGGCCCCAGAGCAGCGTCCCGGCGGCGAAGAAAATGAAGAAGAGGATCAGAGTGAGGTTGACCAGGTCCGCGGTCACGCCAAAGAAGTTGGCCATGGCAGGGAGCGCCGGGAGGTAGAGGTCTGTGGACAGCGGCACGAAGGCGCTGAGCAGCGCTATTAAGGCGATCAGGCCCTTCTTTCCGAGATACTTCTGCCCCTCACCTACGTACTCCACATCGGCCATCAGGCATTATCATAGGCTAATGTGGTATATACCTGTAGGGCCATTTATTTTTATATTTAGATGGTTATTTTAAGCGCCCGGGCTAATGTTACTTTCACGCCGCTTTATCTCCAGCCATTTATACCTGCCAGGCAGAGTATTGACCATGAGCGCCACGGCAAGCATCTCCATATGGCTGGATACAGAGGGGTTCAGGCTTTACGTAAAGCTGAACGGCCGCATGGATAACCGGGATTTTCACGAGAATTTCCTGGCCCCCCTCAAGGTGCTCGGGTTCCGGTTCGATGCCTCTAAAGTGGCCCACTGCCTGGAGCTCGGAGAGCCCGGGGAGTGCGGGCTGCTGTTGCGCCAGCTTGAGCTGAACTTTCGGGTGAGCCCGCTTGAAAGGGAGGAGATCATGTACTGGCTGGGGCTCCACGAGCGGCCGAAAAGAACTAACGTGGATATGGTATCTATTCTTCGATAAATCAGTGATTGATCCACTTCAATCTTTGAGACACTAAGCGGACAGAGGCACTATTCTCACCACAATGGCACGAAGCGCACGGAGTTTCACAAAGATTTTTTATAATGTGAGGGACAGAGGTCACAAAGCCCGGTTCATTAACGATAGGACACAAAGGATACAATGGCACAATGGAATGAACATGTGAACACTTTTTGCCATCGTGTCATTGTCCCCTTTGTGCCTCTTGACCCA encodes:
- a CDS encoding multidrug effflux MFS transporter, with the translated sequence MADVEYVGEGQKYLGKKGLIALIALLSAFVPLSTDLYLPALPAMANFFGVTADLVNLTLILFFIFFAAGTLLWGPLSDKYGRKPILVAGLTLYVISSVLCACVTDVYQLILFRILQAVGGSAASAVATAIVKDVYHSRDRESVLAIVQSMVMISPALAPVLGAFMLSFTTWRGIFWALAAIGLISLAGTLAYKETISRRYTGNILQSLCRLGTVARNPGFSSLAIVFTLTSVSTMAFVASSSYIYEDGFGLSPQMYSYYFALNAIGLLAGPMLYVKLSARFERKRIINACFATIALSGILVFFMGQISPIVFALSILPATIGGVCSRPPGTNLMLEQQKEDTGSASSLIGCTMTIMGSIGMLLVSFSHGSLIPAIGILNVATGLLCLVLWQVLSKQSFVKPIQDTV